The region AAACAGGTCACCGCCCGACGCCATGCTGGGCGAGAGACCCGCCTGCTTGGGCGTTTGCAGCAGCACAAAAAAGACGATGCCCACCGCAACGAGGGCGTAAATGATCAGGAAAACGGTCAGAATGATGTTCATGGCAGTACCTCAGGGGCCCAGTGGGCGGCTGCCG is a window of Deinococcus sp. Marseille-Q6407 DNA encoding:
- the secG gene encoding preprotein translocase subunit SecG, with translation MILTVFLIIYALVAVGIVFFVLLQTPKQAGLSPSMASGGDLFGGQGVEGGLIRTSAILGGLFMLLALLIDYIS